A region of Algiphilus sp. DNA encodes the following proteins:
- the djlA gene encoding co-chaperone DjlA translates to MIFGLIVGGLIGLLIGGGRGLLIGGLIGYFAARPLLRWLIRTRFGKLQERFLESVFAVMGAVCKADGQVTEDEIQVAEALFTRFRLDENARNQARAAFNRGKAADFDLDAEVAAFASTAQRQRPLLAMFLQIQISAVGADGRIHPAEHEMLVRIARGLGFSEAEVARMEAMLRGGGAGAGGQAGGGRSQVDLDWAYEVLGVSPEASDDEVKRAYRKLVNENHPDRLAAKGLPESMRPMAEEKTRDLTTAYDRIKSARASTG, encoded by the coding sequence ATGATCTTCGGGCTCATCGTCGGCGGCCTCATCGGGCTGCTCATCGGCGGCGGCCGCGGGCTGCTCATCGGCGGGCTGATCGGGTACTTCGCTGCCCGGCCCCTGCTGCGCTGGCTGATCCGTACCCGCTTCGGCAAGCTGCAGGAACGTTTCCTGGAGTCGGTATTCGCGGTCATGGGCGCGGTCTGCAAGGCCGACGGCCAGGTCACGGAGGACGAGATCCAGGTGGCGGAAGCGCTGTTCACGCGCTTCCGGCTCGACGAGAACGCGCGCAACCAGGCGCGGGCCGCCTTCAATCGCGGCAAGGCGGCGGACTTCGATCTCGATGCCGAGGTGGCGGCCTTTGCCAGCACGGCACAGCGCCAGCGCCCGCTGCTGGCCATGTTCCTGCAGATCCAGATCAGCGCGGTGGGCGCGGACGGGCGCATCCATCCGGCCGAGCACGAGATGCTGGTGCGCATCGCGCGCGGGCTCGGCTTCAGCGAGGCGGAGGTCGCCCGCATGGAGGCCATGCTGCGCGGCGGCGGTGCCGGCGCCGGCGGGCAGGCCGGGGGTGGCCGAAGCCAGGTCGATCTCGACTGGGCCTACGAGGTGCTCGGCGTCTCGCCCGAGGCCAGCGACGACGAGGTCAAGCGGGCCTACCGCAAGCTGGTCAACGAGAACCACCCCGACCGCCTCGCCGCCAAGGGCCTGCCCGAGAGTATGCGCCCGATGGCCGAGGAGAAGACCCGCGACCTGACCACCGCCTACGACCGCATCAAGAGCGCGCGCGCCTCGACCGGCTGA
- a CDS encoding VOC family protein, with protein sequence MIGYVTLGSDDLARAGAFYDALLAELGAARAMESERLIVWATAAGAPMFGVFTPYDGQPASVGNGSMVALAAGSRERVDTLYAKALALGATDDGAPGERMQGFYGGYFRDLDGHKLNFFHLG encoded by the coding sequence ATGATCGGTTACGTGACCCTGGGCAGCGACGACCTCGCGCGAGCGGGCGCCTTCTACGATGCACTGCTCGCCGAGCTCGGCGCCGCGCGCGCGATGGAGAGCGAGCGCTTGATCGTGTGGGCGACCGCTGCCGGCGCGCCCATGTTCGGCGTGTTCACGCCCTACGACGGGCAGCCGGCCAGCGTCGGCAACGGTTCGATGGTGGCCTTGGCCGCCGGCTCTCGCGAGCGCGTCGATACCCTGTACGCCAAGGCGTTGGCGCTGGGCGCGACCGACGACGGCGCTCCCGGCGAGCGCATGCAGGGGTTCTACGGCGGCTATTTCCGCGACCTCGACGGCCACAAGCTCAACTTCTTCCACCTGGGGTGA
- a CDS encoding alkaline phosphatase PhoX: protein MHRPLDRRQLLRTLFMTGGGLATSSWLSACGDDPASLGDEPGPGPAPEPGPDPVSPEGREFNLPAGPLADIGELQESGVDGILIPAGFSVRAVARHLTNPVSGAFDPLGLTGYNWHDAPDGGACYPAPDGGWVYVSNSENSSRGGVGALRFSADGEIVDAYRILDGTRRNCAGGASPWGTWLSCEETGDGFVYECDPLGTPDDARVLPQLGMFNHEAAAVDIATRTVFLTEDSGSGRLYRFVADENDLDSSGDVPRLRMQSGRLQALNIAGYENGGYAEDDAVWRTLHRVSWVDVVGADRPQSEVRSELGNNGDAVPGTVFRGGEGMWLHEMPVALRSVPPGGSAPTRMVLFFASKGDNRIYAYDIDNDLIEIVFDNDSIEPDFDDVDNVVVGPAGDVLVAEDGDAMRLAVVIPNAPARVLLQITLGGSEITGPAFSPDGSRLYFSSQRGPNLAFGRTGSGVTYELTIPEQYRAPV, encoded by the coding sequence ATGCACCGACCGCTGGACCGCCGTCAGCTCCTTCGCACCCTCTTCATGACCGGAGGCGGACTCGCCACCAGCAGCTGGCTCTCCGCCTGCGGTGACGACCCCGCCTCGTTGGGCGACGAGCCCGGGCCCGGCCCGGCGCCCGAACCGGGCCCGGACCCGGTATCGCCGGAAGGCCGCGAGTTCAACCTGCCCGCCGGCCCGCTCGCCGACATCGGCGAGCTGCAGGAATCCGGCGTCGACGGCATCCTCATCCCGGCCGGCTTCTCGGTGCGCGCGGTGGCGCGCCATCTCACCAATCCGGTGAGCGGCGCCTTCGACCCGCTCGGCCTCACCGGCTACAACTGGCACGACGCGCCCGACGGCGGTGCCTGCTACCCGGCGCCGGACGGCGGCTGGGTCTACGTCTCCAACAGCGAGAACAGCAGCCGCGGCGGCGTCGGCGCGCTGCGCTTCAGCGCCGACGGCGAGATCGTCGACGCCTACCGCATCCTCGACGGCACCCGCCGCAACTGCGCCGGCGGCGCCAGCCCCTGGGGCACCTGGCTGTCGTGCGAGGAGACCGGCGACGGCTTCGTCTACGAGTGCGACCCGCTGGGCACGCCGGACGACGCCCGCGTACTGCCGCAGCTGGGCATGTTCAACCACGAGGCCGCGGCCGTGGACATCGCCACGCGCACCGTCTTCCTCACCGAGGACTCCGGCTCGGGCCGCCTCTACCGCTTCGTGGCCGACGAGAACGATCTCGACAGCAGCGGCGATGTGCCGCGCCTGCGCATGCAGAGCGGCCGGCTGCAGGCGCTCAACATCGCCGGCTACGAGAACGGTGGCTACGCCGAGGACGACGCCGTCTGGCGCACGCTGCATCGCGTGAGTTGGGTCGATGTGGTCGGCGCCGACCGCCCGCAGAGCGAGGTGCGCTCCGAGCTCGGCAACAATGGCGACGCGGTGCCCGGCACCGTGTTCCGCGGCGGCGAAGGCATGTGGCTCCACGAGATGCCCGTGGCGCTGCGCAGCGTGCCGCCGGGCGGATCCGCTCCGACCCGCATGGTGCTGTTCTTCGCCTCCAAGGGCGACAACCGCATCTACGCCTACGACATCGACAACGACCTCATCGAGATCGTCTTCGACAACGACTCCATCGAGCCCGACTTCGACGACGTCGACAATGTCGTGGTCGGCCCGGCCGGCGACGTGCTGGTCGCCGAGGACGGCGACGCCATGCGGCTCGCGGTCGTGATCCCCAACGCGCCGGCCAGGGTGCTGCTGCAGATCACCCTCGGCGGCTCGGAGATCACCGGGCCGGCCTTCTCGCCGGACGGCAGCCGGCTCTACTTCAGCTCGCAGCGCGGCCCGAACCTCGCCTTCGGCCGTACCGGCAGCGGCGTGACCTACGAGCTGACCATCCCCGAGCAGTACCGCGCCCCGGTCTGA
- a CDS encoding succinylglutamate desuccinylase/aspartoacylase family protein — protein MRESPRYRRIPTAVVLAVLAGQPVAAVESDDETAQGAVQVATETLETVETPSARSVPEAAPTTPDPPTLDQALDAMTRSARSGPVAAFEILEGSIPPGETLQVPWYASDSFTGLAEPTPVLVAHGTEPGPTLCLTAAVHGDELNGIEMVRQLLYDVDPRGMRGTLIGVPIVNLFGFRQGSRYLPDRRDLNRHFPGDPDGSAASRIAHSMFENIVRHCDALVDLHTGSFHRTNLPQLRADLSKPDVAELTRGFGATVVLNSVPPEGTLREAATRAGAPTVTLEAGEPMRFQREQVEHGVRALRSLLSHLDMVPRFTLWGEPQPVYYESHWVRADDGGILTSRVDIGQEVSEGELLGNVTDPITNRRVQIRSPYTGRVIGMALNQAVIPGFAAYHIGVQRREAPATEAEPAADAATEAGAPAPDAPTPPDAAPEAVIAPDSLPDAAPAPSPAETENQPDPDNPERPD, from the coding sequence ATGCGCGAATCCCCCCGATACCGAAGAATCCCGACGGCAGTGGTGCTGGCGGTGCTGGCCGGTCAGCCTGTCGCGGCCGTCGAATCCGACGACGAGACCGCCCAGGGTGCCGTCCAGGTCGCGACCGAGACCCTCGAGACCGTGGAGACACCGTCGGCGCGCAGCGTGCCCGAAGCGGCTCCCACGACACCGGATCCGCCCACCCTCGACCAGGCGCTGGACGCCATGACGCGCAGCGCGCGCTCGGGTCCGGTCGCTGCCTTCGAGATCCTCGAAGGCAGCATCCCGCCGGGCGAGACGCTTCAGGTGCCGTGGTACGCCAGCGATTCCTTCACCGGCCTCGCCGAACCGACGCCGGTGCTGGTCGCGCACGGCACCGAGCCGGGGCCGACGCTGTGCCTGACCGCGGCGGTGCACGGCGACGAGCTCAACGGCATCGAGATGGTCCGCCAGCTGCTCTATGACGTCGATCCGCGCGGCATGCGCGGCACGCTCATCGGCGTGCCCATCGTCAACCTGTTCGGCTTCCGGCAGGGCTCGCGCTATCTCCCGGACCGGCGCGATCTCAACCGCCACTTCCCGGGGGACCCGGACGGCAGCGCCGCGTCGCGCATCGCGCACTCGATGTTCGAGAACATCGTGCGCCACTGCGATGCGCTGGTGGACCTGCACACCGGTTCCTTCCACCGCACCAACCTGCCGCAGTTGCGGGCGGACCTGTCGAAACCCGACGTCGCCGAGCTGACCCGCGGCTTCGGCGCCACCGTGGTGCTCAACAGCGTGCCGCCCGAGGGCACCCTTCGCGAAGCCGCAACGCGCGCCGGCGCGCCCACGGTGACGCTCGAGGCCGGCGAGCCGATGCGCTTCCAGCGGGAACAGGTCGAGCACGGCGTGCGTGCGCTGCGCAGCCTGCTCAGCCACCTCGACATGGTGCCGCGCTTCACCCTCTGGGGCGAACCACAGCCGGTGTACTACGAGTCGCACTGGGTGCGCGCCGACGACGGCGGCATCCTCACCAGCCGGGTGGACATCGGTCAGGAAGTGTCCGAGGGCGAGCTGCTCGGCAACGTCACCGACCCCATCACCAACCGTCGCGTCCAGATCCGCTCGCCGTACACCGGCCGCGTCATCGGCATGGCGCTCAATCAGGCGGTGATCCCGGGCTTCGCGGCCTACCATATCGGTGTGCAGCGGCGGGAGGCGCCCGCCACCGAAGCGGAACCGGCCGCGGATGCCGCGACCGAGGCGGGCGCACCCGCGCCGGACGCGCCGACCCCGCCGGATGCGGCACCGGAGGCCGTGATCGCCCCGGACAGCCTGCCGGATGCGGCGCCGGCGCCGTCACCGGCCGAGACCGAGAATCAGCCGGACCCGGACAACCCGGAACGACCGGATTGA
- a CDS encoding TonB-dependent receptor has translation MFRPALLALAVAVATAGAPLPAAAAGDGAAASDDAAPELDAITIYALPLGSDSAYTPASFDLLEGQELFERSDATLGTTLEGLPGVHADTFGGGSSRPVIRGQAAPRVSVLSDGATLFDASAVSPDHAVTTDPLLAHRIEVLRGPSTLLYGGGAIGGVVNILDDKIPASMPEDGVDGVDGVAVLRGNTVADERAGALGVTARAGERLALRLEGSLRDAEDYEVNGFTVPTIEGTFAESRTGTLGASWIDERGYIGIAITDRTDEYGLPGHSHVFEGCMADGTTLDCGESGHDHDHDHGGHAAPYVDLDDQRIDVRGEYRDPLPGIERVRVRWSRGDYQHTENEAGVVGTTFRHKGYEARVELEHAPLAGWRGVFGAQYSDAQFNTLGLEAFMPRTDTRIVGLFAVERYRISERWRAEIGARIERQELDTSDDPRDRPAFDDFASSASAGLIWQVRPAYQLALTLSRAQRLPNAQEVYARGVHLATNTYECGLIGGAFTCGGAKGGVDPETSHNVGINFRKTRGDLTFDAGAFYNRIDDYVYARTLDQLEEFRLIRYTQDDAAFLGGEFELSYRWNALLSTTLFGDLVRGRLTGSDEDLPRIPADRLGVRADARWRAFDASAEVYRIRDQRNFAAFESETPGHTMLNASLTYHLDPARRYSVFLRGSNLLGEEVWNHTSFLARTVPEPGRNVVAGVRVQF, from the coding sequence GTGTTCCGTCCCGCCCTCCTCGCTCTGGCCGTAGCGGTTGCCACGGCGGGCGCTCCGCTGCCCGCAGCAGCTGCCGGCGACGGCGCCGCCGCCAGCGACGATGCAGCACCGGAGCTTGACGCCATCACCATCTACGCGCTGCCGCTGGGCAGCGACAGCGCCTACACGCCGGCATCCTTCGATCTGCTCGAGGGGCAGGAGCTGTTCGAGCGAAGCGACGCCACGCTGGGCACGACGCTGGAAGGGCTGCCCGGTGTACATGCGGACACCTTCGGCGGCGGCTCGAGCCGCCCCGTCATCCGTGGGCAGGCAGCGCCGCGGGTGAGCGTGCTGTCGGACGGCGCCACGCTGTTCGATGCATCCGCGGTGTCGCCCGATCACGCGGTCACCACCGACCCGCTGCTCGCACACCGCATCGAGGTGCTGCGCGGGCCCTCCACGCTGCTTTACGGCGGCGGTGCCATCGGCGGCGTGGTCAATATCCTGGATGACAAGATCCCGGCCAGCATGCCCGAGGACGGCGTCGACGGCGTCGACGGCGTCGCGGTGCTGCGCGGCAACACCGTCGCGGACGAACGCGCCGGCGCGCTCGGGGTGACGGCGCGCGCCGGCGAGCGGCTGGCGCTGCGGCTGGAAGGCTCGCTCCGCGACGCCGAGGACTACGAAGTCAACGGCTTCACCGTCCCGACCATCGAGGGCACCTTCGCCGAGAGTCGCACCGGCACGCTGGGAGCATCGTGGATCGACGAGCGCGGCTACATCGGCATCGCGATCACCGACCGCACCGACGAGTACGGCCTGCCGGGCCACAGCCACGTCTTCGAGGGCTGCATGGCCGACGGCACCACGCTGGATTGCGGCGAGTCGGGTCATGACCACGACCACGACCACGGGGGGCACGCGGCGCCGTACGTCGACCTGGACGATCAGCGTATCGATGTCCGCGGCGAGTACCGGGATCCGCTGCCCGGGATCGAGCGCGTGCGCGTGCGCTGGAGTCGCGGCGACTATCAGCACACCGAGAACGAGGCCGGAGTGGTCGGCACGACCTTCCGGCACAAGGGCTACGAGGCGCGCGTCGAGCTCGAGCACGCGCCGCTGGCCGGCTGGCGCGGCGTGTTCGGTGCGCAGTACTCCGACGCCCAGTTCAACACCCTGGGCCTGGAAGCCTTCATGCCCAGGACCGACACCCGCATCGTCGGCCTGTTCGCGGTCGAGCGCTATCGCATCAGCGAGCGCTGGCGCGCCGAGATCGGGGCCCGTATCGAGCGGCAGGAACTCGATACCAGCGATGATCCGCGTGACCGGCCCGCATTCGACGATTTCGCCAGTTCGGCGTCCGCCGGCCTGATCTGGCAGGTACGGCCGGCCTATCAGCTGGCGCTGACCCTGTCGCGCGCGCAGCGCCTTCCCAATGCGCAGGAGGTCTACGCACGCGGCGTGCATCTGGCGACCAACACCTACGAGTGCGGCCTGATCGGCGGTGCCTTCACCTGCGGTGGTGCCAAGGGCGGCGTCGACCCCGAGACCTCGCACAACGTCGGCATCAACTTCCGCAAGACGCGCGGTGACCTCACCTTCGATGCCGGTGCCTTCTACAACCGCATCGACGACTACGTGTACGCGCGCACGCTCGACCAGCTCGAGGAGTTCCGGCTCATCCGCTACACACAGGATGACGCCGCCTTCCTGGGCGGCGAGTTCGAACTCAGCTATCGCTGGAACGCGCTGCTGTCCACGACCCTGTTCGGTGATCTCGTGCGCGGCCGCCTGACCGGAAGCGACGAGGATCTCCCGCGCATTCCGGCCGACCGGCTGGGCGTGCGGGCGGATGCGCGCTGGCGCGCCTTCGATGCGAGCGCCGAGGTCTACCGGATCCGCGACCAGCGCAACTTCGCCGCCTTCGAGAGCGAAACCCCCGGCCACACCATGCTGAACGCATCGCTGACCTATCACCTCGATCCGGCGCGGCGGTACAGCGTCTTCCTGCGCGGCAGCAATCTGCTGGGCGAGGAGGTCTGGAATCACACCTCCTTCCTGGCGCGGACGGTTCCCGAGCCCGGCCGCAACGTCGTGGCCGGCGTCCGCGTGCAGTTCTGA
- a CDS encoding choice-of-anchor I family protein gives MTIRLTIAAAAVAGAAALAGCEGDDGSRGPEGPAGQDGQDGAPGAPGDDASRSSISLSKIGSFRNPEAGFDEAAAEIVAFDAATAQLYIVNAQAETVDIVDLSSPSAPTLSATLDVAGDVATARSISADALGAANSVAISSGVVAVAIEADPKQDPGYVAFYQATDGTFLSAVQVGALPDMVTFSPDGAFAITANEGEPSGDYTNDPEGSVSIIAMSGGAGALTDASVTAVTFEAFNDGGDRAGELDARVRTPRPFGASVAQDLEPEYIAVSDDSATAWASLQENSGFVEIDLATATITAIWGTGTKDHAIPGNELDASDDDDAIRITNWPVRGLLMPDSMASYGVNGKTFLVTANEGDGREYIFDTDEAGCDAAMGLQDFDDGECLVYLDEIRAKDIVDPDEVGATIDSDLAALFPGAATDSDGDTIPDLFEDGALGRINIIATEGLADASCLNSGGQPTAACVYEDLITYGARSFSIFDTSTRSMVYDSGSDFEVITANRLGENGFNASNDENDVDSRSDAKGPEPEALALGRLEGRTYAFVGLERVGGIMVYDVSNPESPDFVQYINTRDFSEDPAVDDAYNPASGDLGPEGIVFVPAADSPSGNPLLLVGYEISGTTAIFDIDVIAP, from the coding sequence ATGACGATTCGATTGACGATCGCGGCGGCAGCCGTCGCGGGTGCGGCCGCGCTGGCCGGTTGCGAGGGTGACGACGGCTCGCGCGGGCCGGAAGGCCCGGCCGGGCAGGATGGCCAGGACGGCGCGCCGGGCGCACCCGGCGACGACGCTTCGCGCAGCAGCATCTCGCTGAGCAAGATCGGCAGCTTCCGCAACCCGGAAGCCGGCTTCGACGAGGCCGCCGCCGAGATCGTGGCCTTCGACGCCGCGACCGCGCAGCTCTACATCGTCAACGCCCAGGCCGAAACGGTCGACATCGTCGATCTGTCGTCGCCGTCCGCGCCGACGCTGTCGGCGACCCTCGACGTCGCCGGTGACGTGGCCACCGCGCGCAGCATCTCCGCCGATGCGCTGGGTGCGGCCAACAGCGTCGCGATCAGCAGCGGCGTGGTCGCCGTGGCCATCGAGGCCGACCCCAAGCAGGATCCGGGTTACGTGGCCTTCTACCAGGCGACCGACGGCACCTTCCTGTCGGCGGTGCAGGTCGGCGCGCTGCCGGACATGGTGACCTTCTCGCCGGACGGCGCCTTCGCCATCACCGCCAACGAGGGCGAGCCCAGCGGCGACTACACCAATGATCCCGAAGGCTCGGTCAGCATCATCGCCATGAGCGGCGGCGCCGGCGCGCTCACCGATGCTTCGGTCACCGCGGTCACCTTCGAGGCCTTCAACGACGGCGGCGACCGCGCCGGCGAGCTCGATGCGCGCGTCCGCACCCCGCGGCCGTTCGGCGCCAGCGTGGCGCAGGATCTGGAGCCCGAGTACATCGCCGTCTCCGACGACAGCGCCACCGCCTGGGCTTCGCTGCAGGAGAACAGCGGCTTCGTCGAGATCGATCTGGCCACTGCCACGATCACCGCGATCTGGGGCACCGGCACCAAGGATCACGCGATTCCCGGCAATGAGCTCGACGCCAGCGACGACGACGACGCCATCCGCATCACCAACTGGCCGGTCAGGGGTCTGCTGATGCCGGATTCGATGGCATCGTACGGGGTCAACGGCAAGACCTTCCTGGTCACCGCCAACGAGGGCGACGGCCGCGAGTACATCTTCGACACCGACGAGGCCGGCTGCGACGCGGCCATGGGTCTGCAGGACTTCGACGACGGCGAATGCCTGGTCTATCTCGACGAGATCCGTGCCAAAGACATCGTCGACCCCGACGAAGTGGGCGCGACCATCGACTCCGACCTCGCCGCGCTCTTCCCCGGCGCCGCGACCGACAGCGACGGCGACACCATCCCCGACCTCTTCGAGGACGGCGCGCTGGGCCGCATCAACATCATCGCCACCGAGGGTCTGGCCGATGCCTCGTGCCTCAACAGCGGCGGCCAGCCCACCGCGGCCTGCGTCTACGAGGACCTGATCACCTACGGTGCGCGCTCGTTCTCGATCTTCGACACCAGCACGCGTTCGATGGTCTACGACAGCGGCAGCGACTTCGAGGTCATCACCGCCAACCGCCTCGGCGAGAACGGCTTCAACGCCAGCAACGACGAGAACGACGTCGACAGCCGCAGCGACGCCAAGGGCCCCGAGCCAGAGGCGCTGGCACTGGGCCGCCTCGAGGGCCGGACCTACGCCTTCGTCGGCCTGGAGCGCGTCGGCGGCATCATGGTCTACGACGTCTCCAATCCGGAGTCGCCGGACTTCGTGCAGTACATCAACACGCGCGACTTCTCCGAGGACCCGGCGGTGGACGACGCCTACAACCCGGCCTCCGGCGATCTCGGCCCCGAGGGCATCGTGTTCGTTCCGGCCGCGGACAGCCCGAGCGGCAACCCGCTGCTGCTGGTCGGCTACGAGATCAGCGGCACCACCGCGATCTTCGATATCGACGTCATCGCGCCCTGA
- a CDS encoding mechanosensitive ion channel domain-containing protein: MPGWLQRHRLLGVAVLFSALLAPFAAHAQSGDSAQDGSVPAYSTIADALEDETARKALIAELRALAAEKEAAGASDAAGSADEAASAPDEPKPSVSRRFAALTQQVAEGLAREFSEAVAAFSSAGSDTAAVDWPALARASVDLVAVIIAVLVVYFALRRICTPIYRRLDGWSQRPAASALLRKVSAVVVAAGIDGVLIVLAWVAGFALALFALSEPGAMDARQTMFLNAFLLVEAFKALIRMLFATRFDGLRLLPMSADVAAYWNGWFARLSGFIGYGLLLVVPVVNVNVSPEAGRALTLVVMVLAFVYAAVVILRNRDRVCDQFQHYAAGAQLGVGRVALHALARIWHLLALTYFASLAVVAILRPEDALPFLLRASVQTLIAVGGGVFVAIVMAQIISRRIRLPDEVNRKFPLLETRLNGAVPGALHVLRGVILLAVGLVILDAWAAFNLPEWLGSDAGTAFLVTLISVGFVLLIAKAVWIGFASWVELRLNPDSDRGAPSAREETLLALFRSAFLIVLTVLTAMIVLSEIGINIGPLIAGAGVLGLAIGFGAQKLVQDVITGVFIQLENAINTGDVVTAGPVTGTAEKLTVRSVGIRDLSGTYHIVPFSSVDTVSNFMRDFAYHVGVYGVAYREDIDEVMIQLRKAFDALMADPSQAPKVLEPLELHGVTELADSSVNIRVRIKTTPGNQWAIGREYNKLVKQHFDAAGIEIPFPHTTLYFGEDRSGGAPAANVRMLEARDVTPRGDEDAPAVRRRVEQNPTELGDFDEDGG, translated from the coding sequence ATGCCCGGCTGGCTGCAGCGGCACCGGTTGCTCGGTGTCGCCGTTCTGTTCTCGGCGCTGCTGGCGCCCTTCGCGGCGCACGCGCAATCCGGCGACAGTGCGCAGGACGGCTCGGTGCCGGCCTACAGCACGATCGCGGATGCGCTCGAGGACGAGACCGCGCGCAAGGCCCTGATCGCGGAGCTGCGCGCGCTGGCCGCGGAGAAGGAAGCAGCCGGGGCATCGGATGCCGCCGGGTCCGCCGACGAAGCCGCATCCGCGCCGGATGAGCCGAAGCCCTCCGTGTCCCGGCGCTTCGCGGCCCTCACCCAGCAGGTCGCGGAGGGACTGGCACGCGAGTTCTCCGAGGCGGTGGCGGCATTCTCGTCCGCCGGGTCCGATACCGCTGCGGTCGACTGGCCCGCGCTGGCCCGGGCAAGCGTCGATCTGGTGGCGGTCATCATCGCGGTCCTGGTGGTGTACTTCGCGCTGAGGCGGATCTGCACCCCGATCTACCGGCGGCTCGACGGCTGGTCGCAGCGGCCCGCCGCCAGCGCGCTGCTGCGCAAGGTTTCGGCGGTGGTGGTGGCCGCCGGCATCGACGGCGTCCTCATCGTCCTGGCGTGGGTCGCGGGCTTCGCGCTGGCGCTGTTCGCGCTCAGCGAGCCCGGCGCGATGGATGCGCGCCAGACCATGTTCCTCAACGCCTTCCTGCTGGTGGAGGCCTTCAAGGCGCTGATCCGCATGCTGTTCGCGACGCGCTTCGACGGCCTCCGCCTGCTGCCCATGTCCGCCGACGTGGCGGCCTACTGGAACGGGTGGTTCGCGCGCCTGTCCGGTTTCATCGGTTACGGCCTGCTGCTGGTCGTGCCGGTGGTCAACGTCAATGTCTCACCCGAGGCCGGGCGCGCGCTCACACTGGTGGTGATGGTACTCGCCTTCGTCTACGCGGCGGTCGTCATCCTGCGCAACCGCGACCGGGTATGCGACCAGTTCCAGCACTATGCCGCCGGCGCGCAGCTCGGCGTCGGCCGGGTGGCGCTGCACGCGCTGGCGCGCATCTGGCACCTGCTGGCGCTGACCTACTTCGCGTCTCTGGCGGTGGTCGCCATCCTGCGTCCCGAGGACGCGCTGCCCTTCCTGCTGCGCGCCTCGGTGCAGACGCTGATCGCGGTCGGTGGCGGCGTCTTCGTGGCCATCGTCATGGCGCAGATCATCAGTCGCCGCATCCGCCTTCCCGACGAGGTGAACCGCAAGTTCCCGCTGCTCGAGACGCGCCTCAACGGTGCGGTGCCGGGCGCCCTGCACGTGCTGCGCGGCGTGATCCTGCTGGCGGTCGGGCTGGTCATCCTGGACGCATGGGCGGCCTTCAACCTGCCCGAGTGGCTGGGCTCCGACGCGGGCACGGCCTTCCTCGTCACGCTGATCTCGGTGGGCTTCGTGCTGCTCATCGCCAAGGCGGTCTGGATCGGCTTCGCGAGCTGGGTCGAGCTGCGTCTCAACCCGGACAGCGACCGCGGTGCGCCGTCGGCGCGCGAGGAGACGCTGCTGGCACTGTTCCGCAGCGCCTTCCTGATCGTGCTGACCGTGCTCACGGCGATGATCGTGCTGTCCGAGATCGGCATCAACATCGGCCCGCTCATCGCCGGTGCCGGCGTGCTCGGCCTGGCCATCGGTTTCGGGGCGCAGAAGCTGGTGCAGGACGTCATCACCGGCGTCTTCATCCAGCTGGAGAACGCGATCAACACCGGCGATGTCGTCACCGCCGGTCCGGTCACCGGCACGGCCGAGAAGCTCACCGTGCGCTCGGTCGGCATCCGCGACCTGTCCGGCACTTACCACATCGTGCCGTTCTCCAGCGTCGATACCGTCTCCAACTTCATGCGCGATTTCGCGTACCACGTCGGCGTCTACGGCGTGGCGTACCGCGAGGACATCGACGAGGTCATGATCCAGCTGCGCAAGGCCTTCGATGCATTGATGGCGGATCCCAGCCAGGCGCCCAAGGTGCTCGAGCCGCTGGAGCTGCACGGCGTCACCGAGCTCGCCGACAGCTCGGTGAACATCCGCGTGCGCATCAAGACCACGCCCGGCAATCAATGGGCGATCGGTCGCGAGTACAACAAGCTGGTCAAGCAGCACTTCGATGCTGCCGGCATCGAGATCCCGTTCCCGCACACCACGCTGTACTTCGGCGAGGACCGGTCCGGCGGCGCGCCGGCAGCGAACGTGCGGATGCTGGAGGCGCGCGACGTCACGCCGCGCGGCGACGAGGATGCCCCCGCGGTGCGCAGGCGGGTCGAGCAGAACCCCACCGAGCTGGGCGACTTCGACGAGGACGGCGGCTGA